From one Pseudanabaena sp. FACHB-2040 genomic stretch:
- a CDS encoding DegT/DnrJ/EryC1/StrS family aminotransferase yields MTSPFLEKVPFVDLSWQHEPLKADIAQAVEAVLQRGDFILGEAVAAFEAAFAAACEVEQAVGVGCGTDAIALGLTACGIGPGDEVLLPANTFVATLIGILRAGATPVLVDCHGDTALIDLTAAESAITPRTRAILPVHLYGQMVSPRGLLSLAQRHDLLIFEDAAQAHLAQREGYWAGSVGQAAAFSFYPSKNLGALGDGGMLVTQRASVAQTVKSLRNYGATRKYYHTDPTGTNSRLDTLQAAVLHLKLPHLGGWNQARNHLAQHYDNSLKPLAEYGILPLCNDSGAGHVYHLYVIRVMPNCPIDRTTLQMAVEAAGIQTGIHYPVPCHLQPAFENLGYGPGDFSQAEALSQEILSLPMYPGLTLAQIDRVVSVLRDQVMQASLSPKAV; encoded by the coding sequence ATGACGAGTCCGTTTCTAGAAAAAGTTCCGTTCGTTGATCTCTCGTGGCAGCATGAGCCGCTCAAAGCTGACATTGCCCAAGCTGTAGAGGCAGTTTTGCAGCGGGGCGATTTCATTTTGGGAGAAGCTGTGGCGGCGTTCGAGGCGGCGTTTGCAGCGGCCTGTGAGGTAGAGCAGGCGGTGGGAGTGGGCTGCGGCACGGATGCGATCGCACTTGGCCTGACGGCCTGTGGCATTGGCCCAGGAGATGAGGTTTTACTGCCGGCCAATACGTTTGTCGCTACGCTGATTGGCATTTTGCGGGCGGGCGCTACTCCAGTGCTGGTGGACTGTCATGGCGACACAGCCCTAATTGATCTGACGGCGGCTGAGTCGGCCATTACGCCTCGTACTCGCGCCATTTTGCCGGTGCACCTCTATGGTCAGATGGTATCGCCCAGGGGGCTGCTGTCTTTGGCTCAACGTCACGATCTGCTGATCTTTGAAGATGCGGCTCAGGCACATTTGGCCCAGCGAGAGGGCTACTGGGCTGGGTCGGTGGGCCAGGCTGCTGCCTTTAGCTTTTACCCCAGCAAAAATTTAGGGGCTTTGGGTGATGGCGGTATGCTGGTAACGCAACGGGCCAGTGTGGCCCAAACGGTTAAGTCTCTGCGAAACTATGGAGCCACCCGCAAGTACTACCACACCGATCCAACCGGTACCAATAGCCGCCTCGATACGCTTCAGGCAGCAGTGCTGCACCTGAAACTGCCCCACCTAGGTGGGTGGAATCAGGCTCGCAACCACCTGGCTCAGCACTACGACAACTCCCTAAAACCACTAGCTGAGTACGGCATTTTGCCGCTTTGCAATGACAGTGGAGCGGGCCATGTTTACCACCTATATGTAATTCGCGTGATGCCAAACTGCCCGATTGATCGCACTACTCTGCAGATGGCGGTCGAGGCGGCAGGCATTCAAACCGGCATTCACTATCCGGTGCCCTGCCATCTGCAGCCCGCGTTTGAGAATTTGGGCTATGGGCCGGGCGACTTTTCCCAGGCAGAGGCGCTCAGCCAAGAAATTTTGTCTCTGCCCATGTACCCCGGCCTGACTCTAGCTCAGATAGATCGGGTCGTCAGCGTCCTCCGCGACCAGGTTATGCAAGCCTCTCTGTCCCCCAAGGCGGTCTAA
- a CDS encoding Dethiobiotin synthetase, producing the protein MDFQTARQFLFHQTIQPQEGQEESFYSRLRQGQPPIPGQVTSLLLALKVVYEGLQNVPALDKDLVQALFILSYESRQLFEAGQKAGVIWPPLLDDDLKRIAAAARSIIKGSWG; encoded by the coding sequence ATGGACTTCCAGACGGCCCGCCAGTTCCTGTTTCACCAGACTATCCAGCCTCAGGAAGGCCAAGAAGAAAGCTTCTACAGCCGCTTACGCCAGGGGCAGCCCCCCATCCCCGGCCAAGTCACCTCGCTACTGCTAGCGCTCAAAGTCGTCTACGAAGGTCTGCAAAACGTACCCGCCCTAGACAAAGACCTGGTGCAAGCCCTCTTCATCCTCTCCTACGAAAGCCGCCAGCTCTTTGAAGCAGGGCAAAAGGCAGGCGTGATCTGGCCACCCCTGCTAGACGATGACCTGAAGCGTATTGCAGCGGCAGCTAGGTCAATTATTAAGGGAAGTTGGGGGTAG
- the groES gene encoding co-chaperone GroES has product MAAVTLSVSTVKPLSDRILVKVSEAEEKTAGGILLPDTAKEKPQVGEVVQVGPGKRSDDGSYQTMEVKVGDKVLYSKYAGTDIKLGTEDYVLLREQDILAALG; this is encoded by the coding sequence ATGGCAGCTGTCACCTTGAGTGTGTCAACTGTAAAACCTTTGAGCGATCGCATTCTGGTCAAAGTCAGCGAAGCCGAAGAAAAAACCGCTGGCGGCATTTTGCTGCCCGACACGGCTAAAGAAAAACCCCAGGTGGGTGAAGTCGTGCAGGTCGGCCCCGGCAAGCGCAGCGACGACGGCTCCTATCAGACCATGGAAGTCAAAGTCGGCGACAAAGTGCTCTACTCCAAGTACGCTGGCACCGACATCAAGCTCGGCACCGAAGACTACGTTCTGCTGCGCGAGCAGGATATTTTGGCAGCGTTGGGATAG
- the groL gene encoding chaperonin GroEL (60 kDa chaperone family; promotes refolding of misfolded polypeptides especially under stressful conditions; forms two stacked rings of heptamers to form a barrel-shaped 14mer; ends can be capped by GroES; misfolded proteins enter the barrel where they are refolded when GroES binds) — MAKTITYNEDARRSLERGFDKLAEAVAVTLGPKGRNVVLEKKFGAPQIINDGVTIAKEIELEDHIENTAVSLLRQAAAKTNDAAGDGTTTATVLAHAIVKEGLRNVAAGANAITLKRGIDKATAFLVDKIAEQARPVGDSKSIAQVGSISAGNDDEVGRMIAEAMDKVGREGVISLEEGKSMTTELEVTEGMRFDKGYLSPYFVTDTERMEAVLDEPYILITDKKITLVQDLVPVLEQAARAGKPLMIIAEDIEKEALATLVVNRMRGVLNVAAVKAPGFGDRRKAMLEDIAVLTGGQVISEDTGLKLENAKLEMLGQARRLTITKDTTTIVAEGNEAQVKARCEQIRRQIDETDSSYDKEKLQERLAKLSGGVAVVKVGAATETEMKDRKLRLEDAINATKAAVEEGIVPGGGTTLAHLAPQLDEWSAANLSGEELIGAQIVTRALVAPLSRIAENAGFNGAVITEQVKAKDFNVGYDAANNEFVDMFEAGIVDPAKVTRSALQNAASIASMVLTTECIVVDKPEPKQPAAGAGAGMGGDFDY; from the coding sequence ATGGCTAAAACGATTACCTACAACGAAGATGCTCGCCGCTCGCTGGAGCGGGGTTTTGACAAGCTGGCCGAAGCGGTTGCAGTCACCCTCGGACCCAAGGGTCGCAATGTGGTGCTAGAGAAGAAATTTGGTGCGCCTCAGATCATTAACGACGGTGTCACCATCGCCAAGGAAATCGAGCTGGAAGACCATATTGAAAACACTGCCGTTTCTCTGCTGCGTCAGGCCGCGGCAAAAACTAACGATGCTGCTGGTGATGGCACCACCACCGCAACTGTGCTGGCCCACGCCATTGTGAAGGAAGGTCTGCGGAACGTGGCTGCGGGTGCCAACGCGATCACCCTCAAGCGCGGCATCGACAAGGCTACTGCATTCCTAGTAGACAAAATTGCTGAGCAGGCCCGTCCGGTGGGCGACTCCAAGTCCATCGCTCAGGTTGGCTCCATCTCTGCCGGTAATGACGACGAAGTGGGCCGCATGATCGCTGAAGCGATGGACAAAGTCGGTCGCGAAGGCGTCATCTCCCTGGAAGAAGGCAAGTCCATGACCACCGAGCTGGAGGTCACCGAGGGGATGCGCTTTGACAAGGGCTACCTGTCTCCCTACTTTGTTACCGACACCGAGCGCATGGAAGCGGTGCTGGATGAACCCTACATCCTGATTACCGACAAAAAGATCACCCTGGTGCAGGATCTGGTGCCTGTGTTGGAGCAGGCCGCTCGGGCAGGCAAGCCTCTGATGATCATTGCCGAAGACATCGAGAAAGAAGCCTTGGCAACCCTGGTGGTGAACCGGATGCGTGGCGTGCTCAACGTGGCTGCGGTCAAGGCTCCTGGTTTTGGTGATCGCCGTAAGGCCATGCTAGAAGACATCGCGGTGCTGACCGGCGGCCAAGTGATCAGTGAAGACACTGGCCTCAAGCTAGAAAACGCCAAGCTGGAAATGTTGGGGCAGGCCCGCCGTCTCACCATCACCAAAGACACCACGACCATCGTGGCTGAGGGCAACGAAGCCCAAGTAAAGGCCCGCTGCGAGCAAATCCGTCGCCAGATCGACGAAACCGACTCCAGCTACGACAAAGAGAAACTGCAGGAGCGGTTGGCTAAGCTCTCTGGCGGTGTCGCTGTGGTCAAAGTTGGGGCTGCTACCGAAACCGAGATGAAAGACCGCAAGCTGCGCCTAGAAGATGCCATCAACGCTACCAAGGCAGCGGTTGAAGAAGGCATTGTCCCCGGTGGCGGCACCACCCTGGCCCACCTGGCTCCCCAGCTAGACGAGTGGTCTGCGGCTAACCTCAGTGGCGAAGAGCTAATTGGTGCTCAGATTGTCACCCGCGCTCTGGTTGCCCCTCTCAGCCGCATTGCTGAAAACGCAGGCTTTAACGGCGCTGTGATCACCGAGCAGGTCAAAGCCAAGGACTTCAATGTGGGCTACGACGCCGCTAACAACGAGTTCGTAGACATGTTTGAAGCGGGTATTGTGGACCCCGCCAAAGTGACCCGGTCTGCCCTGCAAAACGCGGCTTCGATTGCCTCTATGGTGCTGACCACCGAGTGCATCGTGGTCGATAAGCCTGAGCCGAAGCAGCCTGCGGCCGGTGCCGGCGCTGGCATGGGCGGCGACTTCGACTACTAA
- a CDS encoding DUF6398 domain-containing protein, which produces MAKSAKSENVPKAMQEKFDRITAITDEFAQQHLNDEYAVLIRQATAALCRKRPSPLASGKEKTWACGITHAIGMVNFLYDPAQTPHIKAKDLCEWFGVGVSTGQSKSKQVRDSLDMHKLHPDWCVSSLVEQNPLAWIISVDEMAVDARTAPREVQVALAAAGLIPYVPGEAADSEASEAEASAPPTETTSRSADTLYVLQVNLIDGPMTDDFIDDNPQVSRTIEIRGGQTLKDLHHAIFKAFDREEEHMYEFQVGGQFANDPDARRYGLKQAFSNALSGDTPDGEVSKTSINDLRLAVDEMFAYWFDFGDEWWHAIAVIEIKDKAGKGKYPRMTDRIGASPPQYADFE; this is translated from the coding sequence ATGGCTAAATCTGCAAAGTCTGAAAACGTCCCCAAAGCGATGCAGGAAAAGTTTGACCGCATCACCGCGATTACCGATGAATTTGCCCAGCAACACCTTAATGACGAATACGCAGTGCTCATTCGTCAGGCAACCGCTGCCCTGTGTCGCAAACGACCTTCTCCCCTAGCCAGCGGTAAAGAAAAGACCTGGGCCTGTGGCATTACCCACGCGATCGGCATGGTCAATTTTCTGTACGACCCCGCTCAAACCCCTCATATCAAGGCAAAGGATCTATGCGAATGGTTTGGTGTGGGCGTGAGTACGGGGCAAAGCAAGTCTAAACAGGTGCGCGACAGCCTAGACATGCACAAACTGCATCCAGACTGGTGTGTGTCCAGCCTTGTCGAGCAAAATCCCCTAGCCTGGATAATTTCTGTCGATGAAATGGCCGTAGACGCCAGAACGGCTCCCCGTGAGGTGCAAGTGGCCCTAGCAGCAGCAGGGCTGATTCCCTACGTTCCGGGTGAAGCGGCAGACTCTGAGGCCTCTGAGGCAGAAGCCTCTGCACCCCCTACAGAGACCACTTCCCGCTCTGCCGACACGCTATATGTCTTGCAGGTCAACTTGATCGACGGCCCCATGACAGACGATTTTATCGACGACAATCCCCAGGTATCTCGCACGATTGAAATCAGGGGCGGCCAAACTCTAAAAGACTTGCATCACGCTATCTTCAAGGCATTTGACCGCGAAGAAGAGCACATGTATGAGTTTCAGGTCGGCGGACAGTTTGCCAACGATCCCGATGCTCGACGGTATGGGTTAAAACAGGCATTTTCGAATGCGCTGTCGGGCGACACGCCTGATGGCGAGGTGAGCAAGACCTCAATCAACGATCTGAGGCTGGCAGTGGATGAGATGTTTGCCTACTGGTTTGACTTTGGCGATGAGTGGTGGCATGCGATCGCAGTCATAGAGATCAAGGATAAGGCAGGCAAGGGCAAGTACCCCAGAATGACCGATCGCATCGGCGCTAGCCCACCTCAGTATGCAGATTTTGAGTAG
- a CDS encoding Uma2 family endonuclease — MIQPQTQPVTFDEFIDWYPEGAEYRYELHDGAIVEVPKPTGKHSEIAGFIAAELNFEIRRSQLPYFVPKECVLKQADGLSGYEPDVIVLDRQAIAEEPRWAKESIITQGKSVRLVVEVVSTNWRDDYGRKVTDYEAMGIAEYWIVDYLALGAVRYIGSPKEPTFSIYRLVDGEYQVNQLRGEGTITSRTFLELALTAAQVFAA; from the coding sequence ATGATCCAACCTCAAACTCAGCCAGTAACCTTTGATGAGTTCATTGACTGGTATCCCGAAGGTGCGGAATACCGCTACGAGCTGCACGACGGGGCTATCGTTGAAGTGCCTAAACCCACCGGAAAGCATTCAGAAATTGCAGGGTTTATTGCCGCAGAGCTGAACTTTGAGATTCGACGGTCACAGCTACCTTACTTCGTTCCCAAAGAGTGCGTACTGAAGCAGGCCGATGGCTTGTCAGGCTATGAGCCTGACGTGATTGTTCTAGATCGGCAGGCTATTGCGGAGGAGCCGAGATGGGCTAAGGAATCAATCATTACGCAGGGAAAGTCTGTGCGCTTGGTGGTTGAGGTGGTCAGTACCAACTGGCGCGACGACTACGGGCGCAAGGTCACCGACTACGAAGCAATGGGCATTGCTGAATACTGGATTGTTGACTATCTGGCGCTGGGCGCAGTTCGCTACATTGGTAGCCCGAAGGAGCCGACTTTCAGCATTTATCGGCTGGTGGACGGGGAGTATCAGGTGAACCAGCTTAGAGGAGAGGGAACTATCACCTCACGTACCTTTCTAGAGCTTGCCCTAACTGCCGCCCAGGTCTTTGCGGCCTAA
- a CDS encoding YdcF family protein, whose protein sequence is MGIIAGLVPLVWVGQQQIRAFFQEPQAILVLGGSTDREQYAATMAQQHPDLPVWVSSGSNPEYAEWVFQEAQIDPDRVTLDYRAVDTVTNFTTVVDDLKEEGVSCVYLVTSDYHMRRASIIGQIVLGSRGISFRPLSVPSSDAESEDLLRSMRDGARAVLWVITGHTGSSLAESLGKS, encoded by the coding sequence TTGGGGATCATTGCAGGGCTGGTTCCCCTTGTGTGGGTAGGGCAACAGCAGATCAGAGCTTTCTTTCAAGAACCCCAGGCCATTTTGGTGCTGGGAGGATCAACCGACCGGGAGCAGTATGCTGCCACTATGGCTCAGCAGCACCCTGACTTGCCCGTTTGGGTTTCCTCCGGCAGCAACCCAGAATATGCTGAGTGGGTGTTTCAGGAGGCCCAGATCGACCCCGACCGGGTAACGCTAGACTATCGGGCTGTCGATACGGTCACCAACTTCACGACTGTCGTCGATGATCTGAAAGAAGAGGGCGTTAGCTGCGTTTATCTGGTCACGTCCGACTATCACATGCGGCGGGCCAGCATCATTGGCCAGATTGTGCTGGGCAGCCGGGGAATTAGCTTTAGACCTCTCTCTGTGCCCTCCAGCGATGCTGAGTCGGAAGATCTGCTGCGCAGTATGCGGGATGGGGCCAGAGCTGTCCTGTGGGTGATAACTGGGCACACCGGATCCTCTCTAGCGGAGTCGTTGGGAAAATCTTGA
- a CDS encoding Mo-dependent nitrogenase C-terminal domain-containing protein, giving the protein MPATAESPYTQEQIKVWLRGLLTIAWADGHFDEDEKGLITSITQKELAPSLNFDHFKPVSAEELKAVMGCDRTMSENFLRMAVMVALADGVYSTEEDVKLQSFCIALELEQTVLDSLRLTLYNLQEPPATSGPASPLHPPQADGKLDPLKPARVWLDQLEVHDPRLARFVCKLIPPQCPFERDVVMFGHKLIHIPPMCKLNPLYDQLVGLRFRALSYLADDCGEDVTPYI; this is encoded by the coding sequence ATGCCTGCAACTGCGGAGTCTCCCTACACCCAAGAACAAATTAAAGTTTGGCTTCGGGGCCTGCTCACCATTGCCTGGGCCGATGGTCACTTTGATGAAGATGAAAAAGGTTTAATTACCTCCATCACTCAGAAGGAATTGGCACCGAGTCTAAATTTTGACCACTTTAAGCCGGTGTCTGCTGAGGAGTTAAAGGCAGTCATGGGGTGCGATCGCACCATGTCTGAAAATTTCCTGCGGATGGCAGTCATGGTTGCTTTAGCGGATGGGGTCTATTCCACCGAAGAAGATGTCAAGCTTCAGAGCTTCTGCATCGCTTTAGAGCTAGAGCAAACTGTTCTCGACTCACTGCGCCTCACCCTTTACAACCTCCAGGAGCCCCCGGCTACTAGCGGCCCTGCTAGCCCCCTACATCCGCCCCAGGCCGACGGCAAGCTCGACCCGCTCAAACCTGCCCGCGTATGGCTCGACCAGCTAGAAGTCCACGACCCCCGCTTGGCCCGCTTTGTCTGCAAGCTGATTCCGCCTCAGTGCCCGTTTGAGCGAGATGTCGTGATGTTTGGCCACAAGCTGATTCACATTCCGCCCATGTGCAAACTCAACCCGCTGTACGACCAGCTGGTGGGGTTGCGCTTTCGGGCGCTGTCATACTTAGCCGACGATTGCGGCGAGGATGTGACGCCGTACATCTAG
- a CDS encoding YdcF family protein, translated as MLETLRSFFGLFWIRFSWKMYGWLTSPYKVTLGLLILMGFLLLFSSARLRRQIIKAAVVVLAAYWFLISPVFSSLAVQVLVNFVPQDTGQPADAVVVLARKKEIEGERYNSAISLLESGRVPQILTLGRSQSVRTFQLLQQRNLPAEGKLSGVACAWTTKQEAQSVASILGPQGIKNIILITDSPHMLRSWLTFKSVGFAVTPYIEPLPATVRSSDRTFLAMREYLGLLSYAVLGRFKPSTTPLPQLAQEAAEEFPPERCAITLEAIRDLVSQRS; from the coding sequence ATGTTAGAAACCTTGCGTTCCTTTTTTGGACTGTTTTGGATTCGGTTCTCCTGGAAGATGTACGGCTGGCTGACGAGTCCTTACAAGGTAACCCTGGGGCTGCTCATTCTGATGGGATTCTTGCTGTTATTTAGCTCTGCCCGGCTAAGGCGGCAGATCATAAAAGCAGCCGTAGTTGTGCTGGCCGCCTACTGGTTTCTTATCTCGCCTGTGTTTTCAAGCCTGGCAGTTCAGGTCCTGGTTAACTTCGTACCTCAAGATACGGGGCAGCCGGCAGACGCAGTCGTGGTGCTGGCCCGCAAAAAAGAGATTGAGGGCGAGCGCTACAATAGCGCCATCTCCCTGTTAGAGAGTGGTCGAGTCCCCCAAATCCTGACCCTCGGCCGAAGCCAGAGCGTTCGCACTTTTCAGCTACTGCAGCAGCGAAATCTGCCAGCAGAGGGTAAGCTTTCTGGCGTTGCCTGCGCCTGGACGACGAAACAAGAGGCGCAATCAGTCGCTTCTATCCTTGGGCCTCAAGGCATCAAAAACATTATTCTGATTACGGACTCGCCTCACATGCTGCGCTCCTGGCTGACCTTTAAGAGCGTTGGCTTTGCGGTGACACCTTACATCGAGCCTCTGCCCGCAACCGTCAGATCTAGCGATCGCACTTTCCTTGCCATGCGCGAGTATCTAGGGCTCCTGAGCTACGCAGTATTGGGGCGGTTCAAGCCTTCAACCACACCTCTCCCACAGTTGGCTCAGGAAGCTGCTGAAGAGTTTCCGCCTGAGCGCTGTGCCATTACCCTAGAGGCCATTCGCGATCTGGTTTCCCAGCGCTCATAG
- a CDS encoding nucleoside triphosphate pyrophosphatase, producing MPQFILASASKARRLLLVSAGLHPFVCPSEFDESQVPLTDPPAYVQELARCKAETVVKQFPNGLVLGCDSVLAFDGQIFGKPRDREDAIARWHQMRGQVGDLYTGHALIPPEGLPLVRCAVTRVYFAPIDTPTIEAYVDSGEPLQCAGAFAIDGKGGLFIEKLEGCHTNVIGLSLPLLREMLAEAGYRITDFW from the coding sequence ATGCCCCAGTTCATCCTGGCTTCAGCCTCTAAGGCGCGGCGGCTGTTGCTTGTGTCTGCTGGGCTGCATCCTTTTGTCTGTCCCAGTGAGTTTGATGAATCTCAGGTGCCGCTGACGGACCCGCCTGCCTATGTGCAGGAACTGGCTCGCTGTAAGGCCGAGACTGTGGTGAAACAGTTTCCGAACGGGCTGGTGCTGGGGTGCGACTCGGTGCTGGCATTTGATGGGCAGATTTTTGGCAAGCCTAGGGATAGGGAAGATGCGATCGCACGTTGGCATCAAATGCGTGGACAGGTGGGCGACCTCTACACCGGCCATGCTCTGATTCCCCCTGAAGGGTTGCCCTTAGTGCGCTGTGCCGTTACCCGCGTTTACTTCGCCCCTATCGATACCCCCACTATCGAAGCCTATGTTGACTCGGGCGAGCCGCTGCAGTGTGCTGGGGCCTTTGCCATCGACGGCAAGGGCGGCCTATTTATCGAAAAGCTAGAGGGCTGCCATACCAACGTCATTGGTCTCAGTCTGCCGCTGCTGCGAGAGATGCTGGCAGAGGCTGGCTACCGGATCACTGACTTTTGGTAG
- the psbP gene encoding photosystem II reaction center PsbP yields MKKWLALLLTLVLAIGSQSCASAGTGLRSFSNQYEGYEFMYPNGWTEVKVPGAADVVFHDIVHETENVSVVISNVPEGKTLQDLGTPTEMGYKLSKSITAIAGDQDVELVSAQEISAGDKTYYILEYVADLPSGVRHNLASVIVRRGRLFTFNASTQENRWERVKDLMKQSVASFKVA; encoded by the coding sequence ATGAAAAAGTGGCTAGCTCTGCTCCTAACCCTTGTGCTGGCGATCGGTTCTCAGAGCTGTGCCTCGGCTGGCACCGGCTTGCGAAGCTTTTCAAACCAGTATGAAGGCTACGAGTTTATGTACCCCAACGGCTGGACAGAGGTGAAGGTGCCTGGTGCTGCCGATGTTGTTTTTCATGACATTGTGCATGAGACGGAAAATGTCAGCGTTGTGATCAGCAACGTTCCTGAAGGGAAGACCCTGCAAGATTTGGGTACGCCAACTGAGATGGGCTACAAGCTTTCTAAGAGCATCACTGCCATAGCTGGGGATCAAGATGTGGAGCTGGTGAGCGCTCAGGAAATCAGCGCCGGTGACAAGACTTACTACATTCTGGAGTATGTTGCTGATCTGCCCTCTGGGGTGCGCCACAACTTGGCCAGCGTGATTGTGCGCCGGGGTCGCCTGTTTACTTTTAATGCTTCAACTCAGGAGAACCGCTGGGAGCGGGTCAAGGATCTGATGAAGCAGTCGGTAGCTTCCTTTAAAGTGGCTTGA